Proteins encoded by one window of Candidatus Mesenet endosymbiont of Phosphuga atrata:
- a CDS encoding alpha/beta hydrolase, with translation MIKYHIDKNGNRIAYKKVKGTRASVIFYGGFASDMNGTKANALYDFCQKSNIELTLFDYLGHGSSSGNFIDYIISDWHENCLEVMENLTYGKQIIIGSSMGGWLMLMTALSMPQRVSALIGIAAAPDFTEDLIFKKLSDKQKNDLSSLGIIDFPSIEETKPQEKFSDCSYKITRDLIEDGRKNLLLNKDNIDINCPVRLLHGLNDKDVPYHYSISLGEKITSSDVEIHLIKSAQHNMSDDYSLNVIFKTLNEFV, from the coding sequence ATGATAAAGTACCATATTGATAAAAACGGCAACCGCATAGCATACAAAAAAGTTAAAGGAACAAGAGCATCTGTAATTTTCTATGGTGGCTTTGCCTCTGATATGAATGGTACGAAGGCAAATGCTTTATATGACTTTTGCCAAAAATCCAACATAGAGTTAACACTATTTGATTATCTAGGGCACGGAAGTTCTAGTGGTAATTTTATTGATTATATAATAAGTGACTGGCATGAGAACTGTCTGGAAGTCATGGAAAATCTAACTTATGGTAAGCAAATAATCATTGGTTCAAGTATGGGAGGGTGGCTTATGCTTATGACAGCGTTAAGCATGCCTCAAAGAGTATCAGCACTCATTGGAATAGCTGCTGCTCCTGATTTTACAGAAGATTTAATATTTAAAAAATTATCAGATAAGCAGAAAAATGATCTATCTTCTTTGGGAATAATAGATTTTCCTTCAATTGAAGAAACAAAACCTCAAGAGAAGTTTAGTGATTGCAGCTATAAAATCACAAGAGATTTAATTGAAGATGGTAGGAAGAATTTACTACTAAATAAAGATAATATAGACATTAATTGTCCTGTGCGATTGTTACATGGCTTGAACGATAAAGATGTACCATATCATTATTCTATAAGTTTAGGAGAGAAAATAACATCAAGTGATGTAGAAATACACCTAATTAAATCAGCGCAACACAATATGTCAGATGATTATTCACTTAATGTAATATTCAAAACTCTCAATGAGTTTGTATAG
- a CDS encoding cytochrome c family protein, whose amino-acid sequence MDNFELNKIAGAILFSALVIMIISNIVDVLYNPAEHTVIESQKIEVASSITGQQDIILDIAALMESASAEKGKVAAKKCIACHTFEQGGPNRVGPNLWNIVGNKKAHLGGSFNYSKPMLEKEGSWGYEELFEFLRSPRSYIKGTSMAFAGISKPQEIADVISYLRSMGNNPVPLPKKVE is encoded by the coding sequence ATGGATAACTTTGAGTTAAACAAAATTGCAGGTGCAATTTTATTTTCAGCACTTGTTATTATGATAATTAGTAATATTGTTGATGTACTGTATAATCCCGCTGAGCACACAGTTATAGAAAGCCAAAAAATAGAAGTTGCAAGTAGCATTACTGGTCAACAGGATATAATTTTGGATATTGCAGCTTTAATGGAAAGTGCCAGTGCAGAAAAAGGAAAGGTAGCGGCAAAAAAATGCATAGCATGTCATACTTTTGAGCAAGGTGGACCAAATAGGGTTGGACCTAATCTATGGAATATAGTTGGAAATAAAAAAGCTCACTTGGGTGGGTCTTTCAATTATTCTAAACCAATGCTAGAAAAAGAAGGGAGTTGGGGATATGAGGAATTATTTGAATTTTTAAGAAGTCCTAGATCTTATATTAAGGGAACAAGCATGGCTTTTGCTGGTATTTCCAAACCACAAGAAATAGCAGATGTTATTTCTTACTTACGTTCTATGGGCAATAATCCTGTACCATTACCTAAAAAAGTTGAGTGA